DNA sequence from the Oncorhynchus keta strain PuntledgeMale-10-30-2019 chromosome 1, Oket_V2, whole genome shotgun sequence genome:
GCCAGACTGGATCAACCTGGCCAATAGCGTGGTTCCATCCCTGTTAGCCTGGCTGGCCATGCTGTTCAGTGACACTATTACCCCAGCAGCTATGATGGTCATCATGGGGCTAGGCATCTCCCTACACTATGACCTGTCTCTGCTGCCCACCTACCCCAGCTGGTTCAAAGCCCTGCGTACTATACTGTCGGTGGTGGCCTTCCTCTCACTGGTGGCCACACTGGTCCTCAAGGGAGTTTACCCGGAGAAGATTATATTTTCAGAGCAATGAATTCATGCTACAGAGTACAGACACATTTGTAATTGAACATACTTTAAGTGTGAATGGAAAGATCTATAAAATGGTAAAGAGTGTTTGTGATGGcatatgtttgtttgttttatttaTGGTACTTAAAAATGGCTGACTGATACTAAATGTGTATCCTTTAGGCTCTGGTTCTGGCAATACTGTAACAAGCAGGTGGTACGTTTCAGACATCTGCTGTAtatccatgtggtggtgtgtcagTGTCATGCATTATTATTGCAGATAATAAAACAATGGAATGGCGGCGTGACCAGCCTCAGCCTACAATGAATGAATGTGTGAAAGGCTTGAAAGAACGGACTCTGCACACCTTTGTATTAAAATATTGACTTTTTTATTGTAAAACAGGAGTATTTAATTTAACAAAACTTTGGAAAAAAGGCAAGACGAATTGGATGGATGGACAGGCCCACAGGTCCCATGCAGAGATCTGAACAAATCACACAATAAGGCACATACTCCTTTTTCATGGACCCAAGATGTGCAAAACAAAATTTGCATGACTCCTCCTTCCAACAAGACAGGAGCCATCTTCTATTTCACCCTGGCACTCAAATTTAGAACTCAACCCTAATTCCCCCAGaatattttttactttatttcTCCAGTAACTGACCGTGTCTAGTGCGTTACGTAAAAATAATAACATTATCTAAGGTTTGTGCATCTCAGGTGAAACATGTAAAAATACCTTTGTCTCTTTCTTTGGTAATGGGGTATACATGGGAAGCTTGGGTAAACTTGAAATACGTAAACTGCTATAGTGTTTGACTAATGACCATTCAGACTGCCTTGGAAAGTTTGTGTGCGTGGTTGTAAAATAAAAGGTCCCAGGACAATGGACTAACACCCTAGTAACAACTAGATTAAGTTCAGGCTTTGGTGGAACAGGTAAACAGTATTTTTGCATTTCGCAATTTACCCCAACAAATGTCACTGAAAATATGGAGGGAAATGGTATCAAATAATCTAACTGACACACATATGCGaacccacacacactaatacaatACCACTCATCACTTAGAGATGCCCAGCCCAGTCCTCATGTACTCGTACACCACATAGCTGATACTGACAGCTGGGATGACTTTCATGAAGTTGGGCAGGATTCCACGATACAGTCCAAAGAATCCTTCTTTCTCCAAGATCTTTTTCACCAGATGGTTCATGGTCACCTGCTCTGAGCCTTCGATGGATGCTGAGAGAAAAGGGAAAGGCAGGGAGGAAATTAAGTTGGTATTACCATGGACTAATTTGAATTGATCAACACCATTTCCTCTATAGATTGTAAAGAGTAATTGCTAAGGTTATATATTTTGAAGACTTTGATTTCGTGGATGTAATTCAGTCAGTCATCTTGGCCATGATAATACATCGTGTTTGAGACCGGAGTGGGATTTGGTGTTTCtctcaacctggtctcagagcattttttattattctgtacataaatccgagacactcaatttagtatgatatgtttcgtatggtatgtattaatttgtggatgtccatcaaaCATTTCACATGATATGTTCCGAATTgcaatttgtatgatatgtttcGAATTTaaatttgtacaatatgttatgaattccaatttcctgtggctaacgctaacgttagctaggctagagGTTAGTGTTAAGACGTCCGCACGCTTTCCAGCTGAAACAGTTCAGAAGTGTTTCTGCatatattatgatgacatttttATGTTTTATACTAAGGTAAAGGATTTTTCGGGCTGTTCGGGCACACAACATTTATTCCCAAGGCCAGCCAAAGTTCAGGAGCCGAAGTGTACACCACTTCGTTTGTGAAATGTAGGGATTctttgtcattcaacgagagacgactcgttttcatgcacattttttcattGAGAAATAATGCACCAAACGTCTTAGATGTAAAATTGGGCAACTAAGATCTCAGCAAAAACATCAAAATTAATGACatatttcttgagttatcttagatttaTTCTgtctattttgaggaagtgtatactggctacggcgTCTTAAAATggccaaacagtactattgccacTTTGTTCTAGTTTTTTTAAGCGAAGGTCTTTTAAGAgagtatgcgagcacactcgTTTGATTCACCTAGCCGGGTTAAGGTTAGTTGTTATGTTaaaaggttaggggaaggttaaagggttagggtagctaacatgctaagtaattGTAAATTAGCTACAAGTATTTTTACTTGTAAGTTGcgaattagctaaaatgctaaacatgtccatgatgagattcagACATTCAACCTatgggttgctagacgtttgcCTTATaaacccatccatccattcaccccaaccaaccaccctccttttgttTTTGTCTTAAGTAACCGTTGTCTTATGTAACCACACCATAAGAGCGTTGGTGTGTCAGTGtctggattgaatcccagagctgacaatgtaaaaacctgttctgcccctgagcaaggcagttaacccactgttccctgggcgccgaagacgtggatatcgattaaggcagccctccgcacctctctgattcagaggggttgggttaaatgcagaagacacatttcagttgaatgcattcagttgtacaactgactaggtattcccaTTTACCTTAatatgttacatctagtctataAGACCAGTCTGTTTCAATATGTGACAGTGTTCTAACACTTTGTACAGTCACAGGTTGGGGTTTTGAGTGATCTCTGAGATAGGACGGTTACCTGCTGCCTGCATCCTGGTTCGGATCAGAGCCAGGGGATAACTGGCCAGCTGGCCACAGGTGCTGGAGATGGTACCACAGGCCAACAGCACCAGGATCCCAGGGTTGGCTGTGTCTTTGGCATAACGGGCCAGCCACGCATTCTTCAGACTCTGAGGTAAGAAGGGGTAGAGTAGAGCACAAAGAGAGTCAGGAATCATGATTAGGCCAAGAGATCACAATCACCTACATTTAGTGGTACAACTGGGTCAACATCAAAGGTTTTTGCTGTATAACCAAAAACCAAAGAAGTACAACACAAAACAGCACACAtatatctgggaccaggctataccAATGACCTGTCCAAAACCTAAAAAACTGGTTTATCCAGTTagaaatgtttggacacacctcgtACACTGCCAGGTCTATCCCAGCATATGGAATGATGCCCAGGATGTTTGGAACGTAGCCCTTATAGAAGGCCTTCATGCCCTCCTTCTTCAGGATCTTCTTGGCACAGTCGAACATTCCTGAGTACTGTCCAGTCTTCCTCAGCGTAAGCCTAGTCTTCATTACCTAAAAGGACAAAGCAGAGAGACTTTAGCTGGTTATAAAACTACACAGAATATATTCTCTCTCtgcactcccctcctctctccttcctgctcaTGTTAATCCCCATTTATGTATCTCCTctatccttcccttctctctactcccctccacTTCATTCCCATCCCATTCCATTGCCCTCGCATCCTCTCACCTCCATGGGATAGATGGCCGTCTGAGCCGTGGCCCCGGCCAGTGACCCAGCAATGAACCTCTCGTGGGTCTGGACCTTCCCTCCCTCTGACGACAGCATCTTCTTATACTGCCAAGAGGACCAGAGCCAACAAAGTGAAACTGTGCTGATGGCCCAGAGACATACATACAGAATACAATTGCAGTAGACATAATGCCCGGTCTTGCGGTTACATGGTTAACCAGATAAGAAAAAAGTAACTTGAAATAGACCTGATCCACTGGTCTTAAAAACAACGAAGAGTGGCGGTTGATTGTTTCTCACCTGTTCGTAGGCCATGAACTTGATGGCTGTCTCAGGGGCGATCTTCAGGACATTGGTCCCATTGCCCCTCCACAGGGAGCTGACGCCCCCCTCCTTTATCATCTGCTTGAAGCCCCCCACCAGACTGATCTTATTGGTCTTGGAGCCGTGCACCTGAGAAAGAGAAATCACAGATAATCAGGGTTCGGGGGGCATTGATATTTAAATTATTGTGGGGGCCCCCTCCTTAGCTCCCTGTAATTGGATCCCTGCAGGTAGGATCACCCCATGTCATCCAAACATCACAACAAAGGTACATTTATTTGATATGGTCCTGACATTTACTGTATACTGCATCTAACTTTACCAAGAAGGACATACACAATACATTTCTTGGACATATGCTTAATAGAGTTAGGCATGTAGGCCCACAGTACATACCTGCATGAACACCTTCATCCTGTCCAGAGGGGCGGTGCCTGTACGAGAGACCGCCCCAGCCATGGCGCCGGCTGCCAGCTGTTTCCACCACACACCTgttgtcttctcctcctctgtgaaCTCATCAGGGATGGTGAGGCTGTCCCCAATATCCAGAACCTATCACAATACACATGCACACTGTTAACGAATATAGCCAACATTTAGAAACACTGAGTTTGCCCCCAATAAAGTCTTGACACGCGTGTTCTTACGCAAGAAAACACGCACCCCCAATCAATACTATTGATTTCCAGGTCGAATAAATAAGTAGTTCGTTCGAACAAAAAGTTCAAGTTAAATAAATTACAAGTAGCCTAAACAACATTGCAATTATGCATCGCATAAATGCATACGAATGCATAAAACTATAGAAGCGCGTGGCGTGGACAAGGTTTAATTCTAGACCGAcacacaacaccacctccataCTAAACTTGATTCGGTCCATTTTGGTTCAAAGTGTGCTGAAATATTCTAGTAACGAATTAAAATATACGTGGGTCTGGGAGTAGCAAAGCGCATTTTTCGGAAAAGCGCGAAAAGCCACATCGAAAGAGCGTCAAGCAGAACAAATGCTGATAACATTATGAATATTTTTTATGAATGAGGAGGCAATGGAGGCTCAATTATGAGCAGCATTATCAGGGTGAccaacatgtaaaggagatgggTCCTATTTGATAATATCTCACCAAGATCTTTAAGTCCCACTCACTAATTACGTCTGTCCTTCACCAGAGACCTGAACCCCACAACTGCAGCACTGCACAGCAACAAACCCTTCACCCTTCTCCTCCCAAGACCTGTGACATAAGACCAGAGGGGTATTCTAGCACGATCAAATAAATTAGTCAGCTAACTTTGATGAACAACCAGAAATAACTATAGATTTTTCAGTTCAGTAAAAACCTAAACTCAGATAAGTGATTTTGGATGTTGAAACAATGAGAACATGCCcattatctttaaaaaaaagaaagttaAAATTCAGAACATGTAGGAAAGTTAGCTAACTAAATCATTGACCcagctttgtagtatacccctcagcACTGTCCAAACACCCTGACCAATTATAACGTCATGCCATCCTTGAACCTAATCCTACCGAACCCTTGATGTTTTACCTTGGCCTAATTCTCACTTTATGTAAcatggtgtgtctcatgtgtaTGTCTACATGCACGCCACTGATACCAATTACAGCATGTTAGCTCAACAATGCAAAACACTCATTTAACAATATGGTACAATGGAAACAAATGTCCCATTTCAACAATTACATACCAGTATATTATTACAGTGGTACAATTGTGTTATTATCAAGTCATAGCAGATTGCTCCAATTTTTGAGGACAAAAATGACCACCTTCAATGTAATGCAAATTCAATGCACCATTTTCAATACAACAATGACAACAAATCTTAGAAGACAACTCTGGATGCAGTAATGAACATAATCAACAGATTCGCCAGCAACAAtataaacaaaccaaaacaatgtATGTGCATACTGACTTCCAGGACCAATACGATCACCTCAGTGCTCAGTGTTGGTAAAGTCATGTACTTTATCATGGACAAAACAAAGTATAAATTCAGTTTAAGTCCATTGTGACACCTGAGCTGATAGAGAACAGAGGAGTGATCTTACCGTAGAATttgtaatttaataggatctctatggaaCTTACCACCTCAAGCTCCACCTCATAGATATTTCCATCATCCTCAAAATCAATATAGAACCACTTTTCTTTGGGATGCTGCAGCAGTGCCATGTCGCCCCAGCCCGAATCTGAGCCGTGATACTGATCCTGGTACTGGTCGGTCTGTCGATTCGGAGCCATGCAATTGCCAGTTGTATGTACTGGGCCAGCCAGTCAACGTCCCAGTGGCACTTTAGCCTACCTCCACCCCAATAACAACAAGATGGTCCTATCCCGCCCAGACTGACATCACATTCACTTCCTTACCCCCCACACCGTCCCAAGCCACTAACAAGCTAATCCCCTCCTAGGACAGCCTTAAATTAGCTTACCGTAGCCTAGTTTAGCTAAGTCATGCAGGTttattcaacctctctctcttggGTGGATGAATGGGCAGAGGATCCAAAGCTCTCCAGGATCAGGTTTGGAGAGCACTGTTGTAGGCCATGAGGATATCAAAATGTTCAGCAATAAAAACTGCACCCCCAGGTTGCACTGCCACATGACCTGTCAGTTTGTTGACTGTTCCTTCCTCTACTGCAACTGGCTGCTTCCCTCCACatcactgcctgtctgtcattcaGGAGACAATCCTCCCCTCTACATGAGTGTATAAACAGAAGACAAAGCCTATTACTtcacctctatctctcctcctctccctcctttgccTGTTTCTTGATTGACTCTTGACTCAGTCTGATCCCATTGACATAGAGAGGAACCATGTCATTACACAAGTCCTGGGATCTCTCCAGAACCAGCAGGAAAGGAACTCTAATTCACAACTCTTCCCTCTACTGTCTGTCAAATTGTTGTGAAGGGCAGACAGGGTACCGCAGCATTGCACTGTCCTTATGTAATGACAGTTGAAGCATTGTTTCAACAATAGTTACTGTattcaacctaaccctaaccctaacactttTGTTACAAGTTGAGCTTGTGCGCAAGGTGCAAAATTGTCACCACCAATCTTTTGATATGTGATTGTGATATAGTTGAGCTCATTTGTCAATTgccgactacaacaggtgtagactttactgtgaaatgctttcttacgaGCCCATTCCCAGCAATGCAGTTAAAAagtaagtaagtgtgtgtgtgttggagtgtcagtgtaagcATGTctgactgtgtgggtagagtccagtgagtgtacatTAGAGTCAGTGTaagagagtcagtgcaaaaaagggtcaaggcaaatagtccaggtagccatttgattaactgttcagcagtcttttggcttgggcgtagaagctgttcaggtgccTTTTTGTCCCacacttggcgctccggtaccgcttgctgtgcggtagcaaagagaacagtctatggctagggTGGTTGGGGTCTTTGAAAATTTACCggctagtatagaggtcctgggtggcaggaagctcggccccaatgatgtactgggccatccacaccaccctctgtagcatcTTGCGATCAAGGGCGGTGCAGTTGTCATATCAAGCGGTGATGCAGTCGGGTCAAGATGCTGCTGTAGAACTGTTTAAGGATCTGAGgggccatgccaaatcttttcaacctTCTGAAGGGGAAGAGGCACTGTCGCGGCTTCTTCACGATTGAGCTGGTGTGAGAAGACCATGTTAAGtctttagtgatgtggacaccgtgGAACTTGAAGCTCACGACCTGCTCCAGTACAGCCCCACTgatgtttcctgtagtccacgatcagctcctttgtcttgctaacgttgagggagaggttgttgtcctggcaccacactgccaggcctctgacctcctccctgtaggactACCACctttgtgtcgtcagcaaacataataagggtgttggagtcgtgcatggccacacagtcattggtgaacagggagtacaggaggggactaagtacacacccctgagggggccccgtgttgagggtcagcatggcagatgtaCTGTTccctaccctcatcacctgggggcggcccgtcagaaagttcaggatcaagttgcagagggatgtgttggAGCTTGgtaatgagcttggaggggactgtggtgttgaacactgagctgtagttaatgaacagcattctcacataggtattcctcttgtccaggtgggagagagcagtgtggagtgcaatagagattgcgtcatctgtggatctgttggggcggcatGCGAATTAGAGTGGGCCCAGGGTGTCTGggttgatggtgttgatgtgtgccatgaacagtctttcaaagcatttcatggttacagatgtgagtgctacgggacgatagtggtttaggcaggttacctttgagttcttgcttgaaacatgttggaatTACAGATTGGTACAAGGAGATGCTGAAAATGTCTGTGAaaacacttgccagctggtctggGCATGCTCTGAGAATGCACCCTGATATTCTGTCTGGCCCAGTGGCCTTGCGAGTGTTAACCGTTTAAAATTCGTACTCACATCGGCCATGGAGAGCAAGATCAAACAGTCGTCTGGGACAGCAGGGGCTCCCATGCCTGGCTCAGTGTTGTTTGCCTCGatgcgagcatagaaggcattcaAGCTCGTCTGGGAGGTTAGCTTCACTGGGCAACTCACGGCTTCATTTCCCTTCGTAATTGTCTGCAAACCCTGACACATCCGAACAGCATCCGAGCCGGTGAAGTATAATTCTAAGTTCTATATATTGACCTTTTCCATGTTTGAATGGCTCGTCGGAGGTTGTAGCTGGTTTTCTTGCAAGCATCCATGTCCCGTTCCTTGAAAGCGGCCCTACTGTTAACTCCGATGTATCAGGTTGTAGTGATGTGTAGGATAACTCAGCAAGTACACACTCCCAAACAGAGACAAACAAACTCAGTCACACAAAcatgcaatctctctctctctctctctctctctctctctctctctctctctctctctctctctctctctctctctctctctctctctctctctctctctctctctctctctctctctctctctctctctctctctctctctctctctctctctctctctcactcactcactcactcactcactcactcactcactcaccactcactcactcactcactcaccactcactcactcactcactcactcactcactcactcactcactcactcactcactcactcactgttgAGTGCTTCCAATAGCGGATAATGTCCTGCAGGTTGGTGGCGGTGTTGAAGAGGAAGTGTTCCCTCCATTCAGTCCAGTCCACAGTCATGGTTCCATCTACATCAATGCtgcagcacagagagacagaagggtcATTGAGTCTGTACAATGGGGCAAAATAACTATAATGGTGCAGCAAATAGAGGACATTCAAGTATTGGTGGTGTATTTTGTATTAACTCCAACAAAGTGTAATGAGAGTGAACATTTTTTATTTCTTTTGCAGACTGCAAAACAACTAGTGGATTTAGGATAGAAAATGACACTGATATTTCTCAGCTGCCATCTCAAATCCCAACCTGGTTTAACTCCTGACAAGTTCACGGCTGCCCTTCcactgagagcagacagcagCGACAGTAATCAATAAGTAAAGGAGATTACTGAGCCATGCTGTACTTTACTGGAGATCTGCTCTCCCTGTCTATTTCTATATCTCTTCTATCTTgcttcatccttctctctccacttATCTCTCCAGTATTTGTTAGACAAAAAGTGAGTCAGTCTATCTGAGTGCTTTGTTTATGGAAATTAACACTCTGTCATTCcctgtcctgtagtaactcttcTAAACTAACTCTTCTCAACTATAATCTATTTAAAGAATATAATATGTATGCTATCAACACAGCCTAGAAACTACACATCAATGTAATGGCACTTCCTGGTTTTCATTCTAGGTGTTTATCATCCACTCTCATCCCCAGTCAGCGGCTGTATTAATGTTATCAGCTCCACTGCAGGAGGGCTTAGCTGGGCTAGAATGCAGCCATGCAGAGGTCCCCACCCACCACAAGCAGAGGATAGTGAAAGTGCCAGGCCCAACATAAACATTTAATGACAGAACAACCACAGAGTAAGCTCAGATAACATGCGGGAGTTTATGTACTGTATCCTCAAAGTAAATATATGCCCAATGTGGGTTGTTTAACAGCTGATGCCACCATGACACCAGACAGTGAGATATATGACTGAGGGCCTACGTCTGAAGGATCTTCTCTGCCTCTTCCTTGCTGATGTCCATCCCCAGGTCGGCAAGGGACTGCTTTATCTCCATGTAGTCAATGCGTCCTGTAGGAAAAAACAATGCCATGAGATAAAATATTGAATAATTTACATTGAATCAAATAATTGACTGTATTTTAAGTATTGATATATTGTAGTGGGATTAGACTACTATACCATCATTGTTCTTATCCAGGCTCTTGAACGTCAGCAGCAGTTTCTTCTCATGTTCCTTCAGGTACTTGGAGAACTCATTGATATCAAGACCCTCGTCGTTGTCCTGGTCTCCAGATGAAACTATTTTCTGggaataataaaacaaaaacacatttacaaacCACCCCCATTGTACATTTTCTTAGTGTAGACATTCCTAGCttgaaataataattgtaaaATCTCTCCAAAACCCTTACATGAAATACTTTCACTGGAGAGCGGCAGCTGGCTGTTCAACCTTTAGCTGGACTATTGTGCCACCTACTGTTTtctttatagagaacactgaggATTCATTGAATTTACAGGGatgctgtactgtagactgtaagACCAAATCAATATAATGGGGTCAAAGTGCATTGGTGTGTTGCCTCACCCAGGGATGGGCTACCTGACTTTAAAATGATCTAATCTATATGTCAACTCAACTTCCATACAACAGGGGATAGATTCATATCATTATAAGTATCAAGGATGAGCTGATGCTGACCTTCGTGGATGAATGTTTTAGGGTTTGGGTTAAGTTGCCTTTCACTTTTCTGTGCAAACAGATAAATGAAAAGTCATAAGGCTGTGACTGGGAGAAAACTAAGGAACGCAGGAATGCCATATTTTACCTCTAAAGGTGTGTCCTTATCCTTAGTGGCACCGCAACAATAAAACCTtgcctttcctgtttcaacttTTGAAGCTACAGGCAAAATTATCTCTAATGATGCCCTATTCTTGCAGCTTTCAGATGGCACAGTAGGCTACCCGGTACTATATGACAGATCCAGGTGTTATCTATATGTATATGGAAATAAATATGGAAATGTTAAGATACTGAGTCTTATCAAGAACCAACATCCTCAGTCATATCTAGCGAAATGATGACATGGGATGCCCATGTGCAATGCTCTCTTTATGATATAGGATACGTGT
Encoded proteins:
- the slc25a24 gene encoding calcium-binding mitochondrial carrier protein SCaMC-1; translated protein: MYQVVRKLVFTDSHCASDAPKTYEELFEKLDTNKDGKVDVAELKEGLSALGIAFGKGDAQKIVSSGDQDNDEGLDINEFSKYLKEHEKKLLLTFKSLDKNNDGRIDYMEIKQSLADLGMDISKEEAEKILQTIDVDGTMTVDWTEWREHFLFNTATNLQDIIRYWKHSTVLDIGDSLTIPDEFTEEEKTTGVWWKQLAAGAMAGAVSRTGTAPLDRMKVFMQVHGSKTNKISLVGGFKQMIKEGGVSSLWRGNGTNVLKIAPETAIKFMAYEQYKKMLSSEGGKVQTHERFIAGSLAGATAQTAIYPMEVMKTRLTLRKTGQYSGMFDCAKKILKKEGMKAFYKGYVPNILGIIPYAGIDLAVYESLKNAWLARYAKDTANPGILVLLACGTISSTCGQLASYPLALIRTRMQAAASIEGSEQVTMNHLVKKILEKEGFFGLYRGILPNFMKVIPAVSISYVVYEYMRTGLGISK